The window CGGAGCGAGCTTTTCTCATTGCTGAATGAATCTTTCGAACGAATCCTGACATTCTCTCGCTAATTTCTCCTCGTCAGATGCAACTAGTTTGCCGTTCTCGACGACAACCTTCCCATTCACAATCGTATAATCAACCGGACGTTTGAGCCCTACCGTCCCTAGCCACGACTTCGGATCAGTCTGAGTCCCCACAGCGTCAATTTGATCTACACGTACCATGAACAGGTCAGCTGCTTTACCAACCTCCAGCGAACCAATGTCGCTTCTTCCTAATATTTCTGCGCCGCCTCTGGTTGCTACCTTCAAGAGATCATATCCGGTCGGCGCCTGACTGCTAGACTGAAGTCTGTGCAAGAGATACGAGACTCTGAGTTCCTCTAGCAGATTCGAGCCATCGTTTGATGCGCTGCCATCAACAGCTAAGCCCACGGGAATCCCCATCGCAAGCATCTCGGGAACCCTGGCTATGCCGGACGACAGCTTCATGTTCGAAATCGGGCAATGCGCGACTCCTGTTTTGGTATGTGCAAGCAGCTTCATTTCGTCATCGTTAAAATGTATCCCATGCGCATACCACACATCGGAGCCTAACCAGCCCAGACTCTCCATGTAGGCCAAAGGCCTCATCCCGAAACGTTCGAGCGTGTAGGCTTCCTCGTTCTTCGTCTCAGCTAGATGCGTGTGCAGCCGCACACCCTTCGACCTGGCGAGCATCGCCGATTCAAGCATGATATCCGCTGATACGCTGAACGGTGAACACGGAGCAAGCACTACCTGCCGCATTGAGCCTGTGCTGGCATCGTGGTAGAGATCAATTAGCCTCTCACTATCGGCTAGAATCGTATCTATGTCCTGAACAACGCTCATGGGAGGCAGCCCTCCCTGATCGTTGCCCAGCGTCATGGATCCTCTCGAAGCAACGAATCGGATACCAAGACGCTCCGCGGCTTCAAACTGTTTATCTACAAAATGGGCACTATTTTGCTGTGGAAACACATAGTGATGGTCGAAAACGGTCGTACAACCGTTTTTCATCAGATCCGCAATCCCCGTAAGTGAGCTATGATACACGGCGTCCGGCGTAATTCCTTTCCAAATTTCGTAGAGATAACGCAGCCAGTCGAATAACTCCAGCTTCTGCACCTGCGGCAGATTGCGCGTGAACGTTTGATACAAATGATGATGCACGTTAATGAGACCGGGATACACGAACATCTGAGACGCATCAATAACCTGATCTGCCTCATACAGGTCCTTCCCCATCTTCACGATCCGATTGTCTTCAATCAGGATATTCGCCTGTTCCAGCACACGATCCTCCTCATCCACCGTTACAATTGCTTTTGCATTGCAAATCAACAATGAACCCATCCTTTTCTTCCTCCTCAACGTAAATGAGGAAACCAAAAAAATCCTAACAACAAACACAATATATGAGCATATATTGTGTTCGTAGTTAGGATTTAGGTTCCCAGTAGAGCCCCCGAACCGAATTATCGAGGTTATACGAACTATGAAGTTGTGTCTTGCGGCTTATAATTAGCCCCAGTATAGAGCAGAGAATGGCGGCACGTCAATACTTATTGACGCAACGACTTTGTGATAAATTTTTCGATAAATGAATTTTTAGTAAAAATGGAATAAGCTCCCCTATAAATGGATATATTATCAAAGCTGCGTTAACAAGCTATCGGGATCTACGTGATCTTCGGAAACAGGAGCGCAGGCACAAATTATTTTTGGAGGTTTTTGTATACATGGAAACAGGCACGGTTAAATGGTTTAATGCAGAAAAAGGTTTTGGTTTCATTGAAATGGAAGGCGGCAAAGATGTCTTCGTTCACTTCAGCGCTATTACTGGGGAAGGCTTCAAAAGCTTGGATGAAGGCCAAAGCGTACAGTTTGAAGTTGTTCAAGGTAACCGCGGACCGCAAGCTGAAAATGTAGTCAAGCTGTAGTCCTTCACCACATATTGCTTTAACTGCTTGCGAGTCTGAGTCTATTATGACAAGGAGGAGTTCGATTGTACTTTTCAAAGAAATCGTTGGAACCTGTCCCCGAGGAGCAAACCAGCATCTGGACCTGCAGCACAGAACAGTGCTCATGCTGGATGAGAGATAATTTTTCATTCGCTGATAGTCCTGCATGTCCAATTTGCAATTCATCCATGGTCAAGGATTTAAAGATGCTCCCAACCTTATCGAACACAAGCAGCAGGCGATGAATGCAAGAAGGTAGCAATTGATTTCACAAGAAACCCTTGCGTCTCCGAATGGAGGCGTTCAGGGTTTTTGTTTTTATTTTTGCATGAGGCAAGGATAAACGACTCCGTCGTCCTTAGGGACGAGCGCGTTTGTCAAGGTAGATGCGATGCAAAAGTATAAAACTTATACTTTCTTATCTACACAGAAAAGAGACTCCTTGAAGGAGTCCCCTTTTTAACGTTTTCTTATAAAATAGTGCGTTGAAAATCTGCGCCGTCATAGTCTCTAACTTCCGTTGAAGGGGTAGCCAGAACAAGGATTTTCCCTTTATCCAGCTCGCCTTCCAAACGACCTGCCTCCACGTCAGGCACACCGAGCGCTCTCATCTTCGCCCGCAGCTCATCGCCGCGAGAACGGAACAGATTAGCGATCGACGTCAGCACACCCTCCTCCGCCATGGTGATCTGCTCAGCGCCCGTATAGTTAGCGACGAAATCAGTACCCTCAGCACTATGAGTCAGCACATAAATATGCTCTCGCTCAAAGCCTTCTCTGTACAATTGCTGCACTTTATTCTGTGCCTCTTGAAGATTCGATGTCACACTCACTCTGGTATAAGTATTCATGGTAATCCTCCTCTTTGGCTATTATTTATTGGGTTAGTGCATGATTAAACTTTTGCTAAAAGCCTCTTCGTCTTGAGAAAATCAAGGATACGACGAACATAATCAGGAATACGAAGAATAAGACTTTGGCAATCCCTACCGCTGCCGAGACAATCCCAAAAAATCCAAAAACACCGGCTACAAGTGCAATGATTAGAAACATAATTGCCCAACCTAACATAGGAAACACCCTTTCTTATCATCGAATATTGGTTGTTCTTGCTATGTCATCTATTAACCACATCGCCTAGTAATGAAACACATTTCAGCTGAAAAATATGAATTCATCCCTTGGCATCCCCTTGCTCAAGTTGCCGCGTTAAGCCCTGCTGTTCCATTCTTTCCAGCCTTTTATCCAGACGTTCGAGCATTGCCTTTAGCTCCATATTCTCTTGTTCGGCTCGGTAATTGATCGCGAAATCAAGGATCGCCTCCTGCTTATCTCGCGCCGCTTGACGATTCTGACTCATCAGAATGACCGGAGCCTGCAAGGCCGAAATACAAGATAGAATCAAATTAAGCAGGATGAATGGCGGTTTATCAAATGCGAAGCTCATCAGATTAATGATCATCCAAACCCCCAAAAACGAACAAAACAACACAATAAACGTCCAACTCCCGCCAAAAGAGGCAATATGATCAGCAAGGCGATCAGCCCTTGAAGACTTCTTTTCCTGCTGTTCAATCAAATGGGACTTAATATTCCCTTGATATTCATTCACCATGGCCGTTATGCGATCTAACTGGTCATTATCTAGTTTGGCACTCGGATCGTTGTCCAGTTCCTGAAACAACTTCTCAGGTGTACAATCGCCTGTAGATTTCTTTTCATCGATATCTTCTTCCATTGGCTTCCCTTCTTTCTGCGTCAAAGTACAATCTACTTTATATTTAAACATTCCACGCTGAGGATGAAACAACCCTTATTTTCACAACTTTAAATCCATAATTAGCATTGTGGGTTGGGTTGGGCTACTCGCCGCCTCCTCCCATATTCAAAACAAAAAAAACACTCTCCAAGGGAGAGTGTCCAGCAAAATTATCTCTTACGATAAATTCGT is drawn from Paenibacillus sp. V4I7 and contains these coding sequences:
- a CDS encoding 8-oxoguanine deaminase encodes the protein MGSLLICNAKAIVTVDEEDRVLEQANILIEDNRIVKMGKDLYEADQVIDASQMFVYPGLINVHHHLYQTFTRNLPQVQKLELFDWLRYLYEIWKGITPDAVYHSSLTGIADLMKNGCTTVFDHHYVFPQQNSAHFVDKQFEAAERLGIRFVASRGSMTLGNDQGGLPPMSVVQDIDTILADSERLIDLYHDASTGSMRQVVLAPCSPFSVSADIMLESAMLARSKGVRLHTHLAETKNEEAYTLERFGMRPLAYMESLGWLGSDVWYAHGIHFNDDEMKLLAHTKTGVAHCPISNMKLSSGIARVPEMLAMGIPVGLAVDGSASNDGSNLLEELRVSYLLHRLQSSSQAPTGYDLLKVATRGGAEILGRSDIGSLEVGKAADLFMVRVDQIDAVGTQTDPKSWLGTVGLKRPVDYTIVNGKVVVENGKLVASDEEKLARECQDSFERFIQQ
- a CDS encoding cold-shock protein, with protein sequence METGTVKWFNAEKGFGFIEMEGGKDVFVHFSAITGEGFKSLDEGQSVQFEVVQGNRGPQAENVVKL
- a CDS encoding cold-shock protein, which encodes MYFSKKSLEPVPEEQTSIWTCSTEQCSCWMRDNFSFADSPACPICNSSMVKDLKMLPTLSNTSSRR
- a CDS encoding general stress protein — its product is MNTYTRVSVTSNLQEAQNKVQQLYREGFEREHIYVLTHSAEGTDFVANYTGAEQITMAEEGVLTSIANLFRSRGDELRAKMRALGVPDVEAGRLEGELDKGKILVLATPSTEVRDYDGADFQRTIL
- a CDS encoding DUF1328 domain-containing protein; amino-acid sequence: MLGWAIMFLIIALVAGVFGFFGIVSAAVGIAKVLFFVFLIMFVVSLIFSRRRGF
- a CDS encoding DUF1003 domain-containing protein; amino-acid sequence: MEEDIDEKKSTGDCTPEKLFQELDNDPSAKLDNDQLDRITAMVNEYQGNIKSHLIEQQEKKSSRADRLADHIASFGGSWTFIVLFCSFLGVWMIINLMSFAFDKPPFILLNLILSCISALQAPVILMSQNRQAARDKQEAILDFAINYRAEQENMELKAMLERLDKRLERMEQQGLTRQLEQGDAKG